The following are encoded in a window of Candidatus Zixiibacteriota bacterium genomic DNA:
- a CDS encoding class I SAM-dependent methyltransferase codes for MFDRHLRRLIFEWDVDNWSRALRLWESILPSTAPDGATALEVGSRRGGIALYLAHKGYHVVCSDVDNPAEFARPIHQAAGVASRIEYTAANVTAMSFADASFDVVAFKSVLGAVGRGGNTQLIAAAIAEMHRVLKPGGVLLFAENLAAGRMQMFLRRRFTSWAADWNYLTPQSMKEHFAAFEVTHFETFGVLANWGRTEFHRRLLHPIDLMLSPLTPKTQHYIGYGYARTGTRESSC; via the coding sequence ATGTTCGATCGACACCTCAGGCGCCTGATCTTCGAGTGGGATGTGGATAACTGGAGTCGGGCGCTCCGCCTTTGGGAGTCCATCCTGCCGTCAACCGCTCCCGACGGCGCGACTGCCCTCGAAGTTGGCTCGCGGCGCGGCGGAATCGCGCTTTATCTGGCGCACAAAGGATATCATGTCGTCTGCAGCGATGTTGACAACCCCGCCGAGTTCGCCCGGCCGATCCATCAGGCCGCCGGCGTCGCCTCGCGGATCGAGTACACCGCCGCCAATGTCACAGCAATGTCATTTGCCGACGCCTCCTTTGATGTCGTGGCCTTCAAGTCGGTTCTCGGGGCGGTTGGCCGCGGCGGCAACACACAGCTGATTGCGGCGGCAATCGCGGAGATGCACCGCGTGCTCAAGCCCGGCGGCGTTCTCCTGTTCGCTGAAAACCTCGCGGCCGGACGCATGCAGATGTTCCTGCGCCGGCGCTTTACCAGTTGGGCCGCCGATTGGAACTACCTGACGCCACAGAGCATGAAAGAACACTTTGCCGCATTTGAAGTAACGCACTTCGAGACTTTTGGCGTTCTCGCCAATTGGGGACGCACGGAGTTTCATCGACGCCTCCTCCATCCGATCGACCTTATGCTCTCGCCCCTGACTCCTAAGACGCAGCACTATATCGGCTACGGCTACGCCCGCACCGGAACCCGTGAGAGTTCTTGTTGA
- a CDS encoding endonuclease V, with translation MKFNRLHPWTEDVKEAERLQEKYASMVITKPEKTSFRLVGGVDVAYSKRDNTAFATITVMKVPEMELLEKVRAQSEVTFPFVPGLFFFREGPVITKALSRLKFVPDVFIFDGHGIDHPRGIGMASHMGVMLEMPTIGCAKKLLVGKVDPLGNSVGDTAPIYFGNAEVGRAVRSRENVKPLYVSPGHKMDVETSVKTVIDLLRGYRLPEPLRLAHIMVNKQRRNYDMNLTSGGGFQPRQPQFQGHNRQDDEDDEE, from the coding sequence ATGAAGTTCAATCGTCTGCATCCCTGGACTGAGGATGTGAAAGAGGCGGAACGGCTGCAGGAGAAATACGCCTCGATGGTGATCACCAAGCCGGAGAAAACATCTTTCCGATTGGTTGGCGGCGTGGACGTGGCGTATTCGAAGCGCGACAACACGGCGTTTGCAACCATCACTGTGATGAAGGTGCCGGAGATGGAGCTACTGGAGAAAGTGCGGGCGCAGTCCGAAGTGACCTTCCCGTTCGTGCCCGGGCTCTTCTTCTTCCGCGAAGGGCCCGTGATTACCAAGGCGCTGAGTCGGCTGAAATTCGTGCCGGACGTGTTTATCTTCGACGGGCACGGTATCGATCATCCGCGCGGCATCGGGATGGCGTCCCACATGGGTGTGATGCTGGAGATGCCAACGATTGGCTGCGCCAAGAAGCTGCTCGTCGGCAAGGTCGATCCCCTCGGCAACTCGGTCGGCGATACCGCGCCGATCTACTTTGGCAACGCCGAGGTCGGGCGCGCCGTGCGGTCGCGCGAAAATGTCAAGCCGCTATACGTTTCGCCGGGCCACAAGATGGACGTCGAGACCTCGGTCAAAACCGTGATTGACTTGCTGCGTGGCTACCGGTTGCCGGAGCCGTTGCGGTTGGCGCACATCATGGTCAACAAGCAGCGCCGCAACTACGATATGAATCTGACCAGCGGCGGCGGTTTCCAGCCACGGCAGCCGCAATTCCAGGGACATAATCGCCAAGACGATGAGGACGACGAAGAGTAG
- a CDS encoding thrombospondin type 3 repeat-containing protein, with amino-acid sequence MLRKAKARFRRCLFAGLAFCVGLMLLTPSLQAEVDANAILDEIRQNPDQIKEIIRKHQVGWCGASFVEQALQGGDPNKAPAFDCSINGACDVAATRNNYLPTPNQEVYYMRVVFHIFCNDDGSDPSTTAFECTQVFNRLNADYAPAGIQFLLDGIQTHNSTVYRILSSSEDTPMKSVYNDSYTTKINIYVTDIEQTTPGQITLGYAYLPWGNAGTVRYGVVMHSDGFGADNGYTTHEMGHTLGLYHTFRGVDETTACGACYEFAGSPSDVRGDLCSDTPPTPLNFNCNPPGGNDACNGQPWGRTQYENYMGYSGCTEELFTNQQFARMRCWSTSYLINYRVLDVDGDGLVNASDNCPLVANPSQTDVDADTVGDACDNCPTTPNRNQADDDADAIGNVCDNCTDTDADGYGNPGYALNTCPTDNCPDTANALQTDTDTDTVGDACDNCPSIANPGQDDENGDGVGDHCDGVVHGWNNNPPDGFKSIPYFFQFQAVGGTPPYTWQMFGGDLPFGCDFNGGAAGTITGTPFYNATFYFTLLVTDSSVPPTADTVSFDITITNPPYLCGDADGSLAISISDAVYLINYIFAGGPAPNPLIAGDADCSGAVSISDAVYLINFIFAGGPAPCSSCP; translated from the coding sequence ATGCTGAGGAAAGCCAAAGCCCGATTCCGTCGTTGTCTGTTCGCCGGTCTTGCCTTCTGTGTTGGCCTGATGCTGCTGACACCGAGTCTGCAGGCAGAGGTCGACGCCAATGCAATCCTGGATGAAATCCGCCAGAACCCCGATCAGATCAAGGAGATCATTCGCAAACATCAGGTCGGCTGGTGTGGCGCTTCGTTCGTCGAACAGGCGCTGCAGGGTGGCGACCCCAATAAAGCGCCGGCTTTCGACTGCTCTATCAATGGCGCTTGTGATGTCGCGGCGACCCGTAACAACTACCTGCCGACTCCGAATCAGGAAGTCTATTACATGCGCGTGGTATTCCACATCTTCTGCAATGACGACGGCTCTGACCCGTCAACCACCGCCTTTGAATGCACGCAGGTCTTTAATCGCCTCAATGCGGACTACGCTCCGGCCGGCATCCAGTTTCTGCTTGACGGAATCCAGACCCACAATTCTACGGTCTACCGCATCTTGTCGAGCTCGGAAGACACACCGATGAAATCGGTTTACAACGATTCCTATACCACCAAAATCAATATTTATGTCACCGACATCGAGCAGACCACGCCGGGACAGATCACGCTGGGCTATGCCTACTTGCCATGGGGCAATGCCGGGACCGTACGTTACGGCGTTGTGATGCACAGCGACGGCTTCGGCGCCGACAACGGCTACACCACGCATGAGATGGGTCATACGCTCGGTTTGTACCACACGTTCCGCGGCGTCGATGAAACCACCGCCTGCGGCGCCTGCTACGAATTTGCCGGCAGTCCCAGCGACGTGCGCGGCGATCTCTGCTCCGACACTCCGCCGACGCCGCTCAACTTCAACTGCAACCCCCCGGGCGGCAACGACGCCTGCAACGGTCAACCGTGGGGAAGAACGCAGTATGAAAACTACATGGGATATTCGGGCTGCACCGAAGAACTCTTCACGAATCAGCAATTTGCCCGCATGCGCTGCTGGAGTACGTCGTACTTGATTAACTACCGCGTGCTCGATGTGGATGGTGATGGCCTCGTCAACGCCAGCGACAATTGCCCGCTGGTTGCCAACCCGTCGCAGACGGATGTTGATGCCGACACGGTCGGCGATGCCTGCGACAATTGCCCCACGACGCCAAATCGCAACCAGGCTGATGATGATGCAGATGCAATCGGCAACGTCTGCGACAACTGCACGGATACTGACGCTGACGGCTACGGCAATCCCGGCTACGCGCTGAATACCTGCCCGACCGACAACTGCCCGGATACGGCCAACGCCCTGCAAACCGATACCGACACCGATACCGTCGGTGACGCCTGCGACAACTGTCCGAGTATCGCCAATCCCGGGCAGGATGACGAGAACGGCGACGGCGTCGGCGACCATTGCGACGGCGTGGTTCACGGCTGGAATAACAACCCGCCCGATGGTTTCAAGAGCATCCCCTACTTCTTCCAATTCCAGGCCGTCGGCGGCACGCCCCCGTACACCTGGCAGATGTTCGGCGGTGACCTGCCCTTTGGCTGTGACTTCAACGGCGGCGCGGCGGGAACGATCACCGGGACGCCGTTCTACAACGCCACGTTCTACTTCACGCTGCTGGTGACCGACTCCTCCGTGCCACCCACGGCCGACACCGTGTCGTTCGACATCACCATCACGAATCCGCCCTACCTCTGCGGCGATGCCGACGGCAGTCTGGCGATTTCGATTTCCGACGCCGTGTACTTGATTAATTACATCTTTGCCGGTGGACCGGCGCCCAATCCGCTGATCGCCGGCGATGCCGACTGCAGCGGTGCAGTCTCGATCTCAGATGCCGTCTACCTAATCAACTTCATCTTCGCCGGCGGGCCGGCCCCGTGCTCGTCTTGCCCGTAA
- a CDS encoding VWA domain-containing protein has translation MSISCRTYGFVALLLLLLGLVLSCTENSGDRRIITPTPPSTSAVFKDIEVFLRPPSQVQFTFRITTADNHAVVLPGDAIAQAFRIFENGEEIDYTETSRFVHPAASLELDLMLLLDFTNSMASWRDGDLTAIDLEADWAREIISGLAETHRMAIMEYHDRNTEASVIADFSSDKTLLETALNAFVNRPLDHGSSSIWDAIYAAINRFPATPAESKQRTLIVITDGRETSSIHTPEEILQLAQQKQTNVFIIGTGSVVNEARLIQIADQSSGEYYPASDFQAFRDKLEQVKTDLGGHYQLSYITLRRSGSYAVKVQFANEGLTGNFERTLDLGSVFGDDRIGVLTFDAPARANNQLAWVVRAQHVPRNIYKLRFKVATPNAIVTTLIPKADGGLCGDWRLNGRDSLGYFTIAADTPLQFGDFGPLFRVTISGVAPGAFEAPFILDNSVYSGGKSFTAPEKLVYAP, from the coding sequence ATGTCAATCTCGTGCCGAACTTACGGATTCGTTGCTTTACTTCTTTTGCTTCTCGGGCTTGTCCTCTCTTGCACTGAGAATTCGGGCGATCGCAGAATCATCACGCCGACGCCGCCGTCGACCAGCGCGGTGTTCAAGGACATCGAAGTCTTTCTGCGGCCGCCGTCACAGGTACAGTTTACTTTTCGCATTACGACGGCGGACAACCATGCCGTTGTACTTCCCGGCGATGCCATCGCGCAGGCTTTCCGCATCTTTGAAAACGGCGAGGAAATTGACTATACCGAAACCTCCCGCTTCGTTCATCCTGCCGCCAGCCTCGAACTTGACTTGATGCTGCTGCTCGACTTCACCAACAGCATGGCGAGTTGGCGCGACGGCGATCTGACGGCGATTGACCTGGAAGCCGACTGGGCGCGCGAAATCATTTCCGGATTGGCGGAGACGCACCGCATGGCGATCATGGAATATCACGATCGCAATACCGAGGCCTCGGTCATCGCCGACTTCTCCTCCGACAAAACTCTCCTGGAGACGGCGTTGAATGCGTTCGTCAACCGCCCGCTCGACCACGGTTCCTCCAGCATCTGGGATGCCATCTATGCGGCCATCAACCGCTTTCCCGCTACCCCGGCGGAATCCAAGCAGCGGACCCTGATCGTCATTACCGATGGCCGCGAGACCTCGTCGATTCATACGCCGGAGGAGATTCTCCAGCTTGCCCAACAGAAGCAGACCAACGTCTTCATCATCGGAACCGGCAGTGTCGTGAATGAGGCCCGCCTCATCCAAATCGCCGATCAGTCGAGCGGAGAATATTACCCGGCCTCCGACTTCCAGGCCTTCCGCGACAAACTCGAGCAGGTTAAGACGGACCTGGGCGGCCACTACCAGTTGAGCTACATCACGCTGCGGCGCAGCGGCAGCTACGCCGTGAAAGTCCAGTTCGCTAACGAAGGCCTGACGGGAAACTTCGAGCGAACCCTGGACCTGGGCAGCGTCTTCGGTGATGACCGCATCGGCGTGCTGACCTTTGATGCTCCGGCGCGTGCCAACAACCAACTCGCCTGGGTCGTCCGCGCCCAGCATGTGCCCCGAAACATCTACAAGCTGCGCTTCAAGGTCGCGACCCCCAATGCGATCGTCACGACCTTGATCCCCAAGGCCGACGGCGGCCTCTGCGGCGACTGGCGCCTCAATGGACGTGATTCACTCGGCTATTTCACGATTGCGGCTGATACCCCACTGCAATTTGGCGATTTCGGTCCGCTCTTCCGCGTGACCATCAGCGGCGTCGCCCCGGGCGCTTTCGAGGCACCCTTTATCCTTGACAACAGCGTCTATTCCGGCGGAAAATCGTTTACGGCCCCGGAGAAATTAGTGTATGCGCCCTAA
- a CDS encoding squalene/phytoene synthase family protein: protein MKQSQMTSNSQDPFAFCRAMLPRVSRTFAINIGVLDGELHRAVLCAYLFCRIVDTVEDAPGLPLTEQLALLDEYATLFASDQPAPATIAAWIGRWHQAAETADEFRLIMGTDLVFAAFAELPPDVKSSVARCVCAMAAGMKQTLELPGHAGSSLRILQTEDDLNQYCYFVAGTVGRMLTELFCRYAPDIDAVARDRMTQLDQAFARGLQITNIIKDCRGDANRGWCYIPLELLKRRSLTPEAFLAGTDRSASLAVVNDLTRKTATYLESALEYTLLLPRRRRRLRLFNLWSLFFAARTLALAWNNPRLLEPNAKVKITRSQVYRTMARTTLLVGRDDTLRRDLQRILQPILSP from the coding sequence ATGAAGCAATCTCAGATGACTTCCAACTCCCAGGATCCGTTTGCTTTTTGCCGGGCCATGCTTCCACGCGTGTCGCGAACCTTTGCCATCAATATCGGAGTCCTCGATGGCGAGCTGCATCGCGCCGTCTTGTGCGCTTATCTGTTCTGCCGCATCGTTGATACGGTGGAGGACGCTCCCGGTCTGCCGCTGACCGAGCAGTTGGCGCTGCTGGACGAGTACGCCACTCTCTTCGCGTCTGATCAGCCCGCGCCGGCCACCATCGCCGCCTGGATCGGCCGTTGGCATCAAGCCGCGGAAACCGCCGACGAATTTCGCCTCATCATGGGCACCGATCTTGTCTTTGCCGCCTTTGCCGAACTCCCTCCCGACGTCAAGTCGAGTGTGGCGCGCTGTGTTTGCGCCATGGCTGCCGGCATGAAGCAAACTCTGGAACTGCCCGGCCACGCCGGCAGCAGTCTTCGTATTCTGCAGACGGAGGACGATCTGAATCAGTACTGCTATTTCGTCGCCGGCACGGTCGGACGCATGCTGACGGAACTGTTCTGCCGCTATGCTCCGGACATCGACGCCGTTGCGCGTGACCGGATGACCCAACTCGATCAAGCCTTTGCTCGCGGTCTGCAGATCACCAATATCATCAAGGATTGCCGTGGCGATGCCAACCGCGGCTGGTGCTACATCCCCCTCGAATTGCTGAAGCGCCGTAGCCTCACCCCCGAGGCGTTCTTGGCCGGCACCGACCGATCGGCGTCGCTCGCGGTAGTCAATGACCTGACCCGCAAGACGGCAACGTACTTGGAGTCCGCACTCGAGTATACGCTGCTTCTGCCTCGCCGTCGCCGCCGCCTGCGGCTCTTCAATCTCTGGTCCCTCTTCTTCGCAGCCCGAACTTTGGCGCTGGCCTGGAACAATCCACGCCTCCTTGAGCCAAACGCCAAGGTCAAGATCACCCGATCTCAGGTCTACCGGACCATGGCGCGAACGACCCTGCTCGTTGGCCGCGATGACACCCTGCGCCGCGACCTGCAGCGGATCCTCCAGCCGATCTTATCGCCGTAG